The following are encoded in a window of Narcine bancroftii isolate sNarBan1 chromosome 2, sNarBan1.hap1, whole genome shotgun sequence genomic DNA:
- the trappc1 gene encoding LOW QUALITY PROTEIN: trafficking protein particle complex subunit 1 (The sequence of the model RefSeq protein was modified relative to this genomic sequence to represent the inferred CDS: inserted 1 base in 1 codon), with amino-acid sequence VCTFQEYQLMYGMLFSIRSFVNKMSPVDLRDGFLSFXTSKYKLHYYETATGLKIVMNTDLGVGNIRDVLSQIYSNIFVELVMKNPLCNLNEPIQSELFRTKLDSFVRGLPFFSARAA; translated from the exons GTTTGTACCTTCCAGGAATACCAGCTGATGTATGGAATGTTGTTCTCCATTCGGTCCTTCGTCAACAAGATGTCTCCTGTGGATTT AAGAGACGGTTTCCTGTCCT CAACCAGCAAATACAAGCTGCATTATTATGAGACGGCAACGGGACTTAAAATTGTCATGAACACTGACCTGGGTGTAGGAAACATCAGGGATGTTCTCAGCCAGATCTACAGTAAT ATCTTCGTGGAGCTGGTGATGAAGAACCCACTGTGCAACTTGAACGAGCCCATCCAGAGCGAGCTTTTCCGCACCAAACTCGACAGTTTTGTCCGTGGGCTGCCTTTCTTCTCCGCACGGGCTGCCTGA